In Myripristis murdjan chromosome 2, fMyrMur1.1, whole genome shotgun sequence, a genomic segment contains:
- the pln2 gene encoding cardiac phospholamban produces MERVQHMTKSAIRRASQIEVNPQTKRNLQELFVNFTLILICLLLIYIIVLLSS; encoded by the coding sequence ATGGAGCGAGTTCAGCACATGACCAAGTCGGCGATCCGCCGGGCATCTCAGATCGAGGTGAATCCACAAACCAAGAGGAACCTGCAGGAGCTCTTCGTCAACTTCACGCTCATCCTCATCTGCCTGCTCCTCATCTAcatcattgtcctgctgagcAGCTGA